The following are encoded in a window of Flavobacterium psychrotrophum genomic DNA:
- a CDS encoding oxidoreductase: protein MWTKDNIPDQKGKTVIVTGANAGIGYETALVLYQKGAHVVLACRNLDKANAAAEAIQKTDSAGSVEILQLDLSDLDSVKAAADTFKSKHQKLGLLINNAGVMVPPASKTAQGFELQFGTNVLGHYAFTGYLYPLLKATPDSRIVTVSSLVYRLGAIDYANLKSEKDYDPNREYAQSKLANLLFTLELQKLIANSGDSVLSVASHPGITGTELARYISKEQFDDMIKVYGKLMPAWQGTLPSLYAAVSDKVAGGDFIGPDQDGGLRGYPTKAEILPVALDEYEAKKLWQYAEEATGVEFL from the coding sequence ATGTGGACAAAAGATAATATTCCTGACCAAAAAGGAAAAACTGTAATAGTTACCGGTGCAAACGCCGGTATAGGATATGAAACCGCACTTGTACTTTACCAAAAAGGTGCCCATGTAGTACTGGCCTGCCGTAACCTTGATAAGGCAAATGCCGCTGCCGAAGCAATACAGAAAACAGATTCCGCTGGTAGTGTAGAAATACTTCAATTAGATCTTTCTGATCTTGATTCGGTTAAGGCTGCGGCCGATACTTTTAAAAGCAAGCATCAAAAACTCGGCCTGCTTATAAACAATGCCGGTGTTATGGTGCCGCCCGCATCTAAAACGGCACAGGGTTTTGAACTTCAGTTTGGCACTAATGTATTGGGGCATTATGCGTTTACCGGCTATTTATATCCGCTGCTTAAGGCTACGCCAGATTCGCGCATTGTTACCGTTAGTAGCTTGGTGTACCGCTTAGGTGCTATTGATTATGCTAATCTTAAATCTGAAAAAGATTACGACCCTAACCGCGAGTATGCACAGAGTAAACTCGCTAACCTGTTATTTACATTAGAGCTGCAAAAGCTTATTGCAAATTCGGGAGATAGCGTACTTTCTGTAGCGTCGCATCCGGGCATTACCGGTACCGAGCTAGCACGGTATATTTCTAAGGAGCAATTTGATGATATGATAAAAGTATATGGTAAGCTAATGCCGGCCTGGCAGGGAACTTTACCATCATTATATGCCGCGGTAAGTGATAAGGTTGCCGGAGGCGATTTTATTGGTCCTGATCAGGATGGCGGCCTTCGCGGTTACCCCACAAAAGCTGAGATTTTACCTGTCGCGCTTGATGAATATGAGGCTAAAAAGCTTTGGCAATATGCAGAGGAGGCTACGGGAGTTGAGTTTTTATAG
- a CDS encoding helix-turn-helix domain-containing protein has product MAEFIGLSKLYGHVAGLHPDENNTGTGHFNILNVEDLIINGKPKSSSYSRRSFYKVSLIEGKCIVHYADRSIAVDGCALVFTNPSVPYKWEVIGERQFGNVCVFTESFLDKPGILMGFSVFQSADNAVVLLTQEQYIFFKRLFEKMREELHGDYVLKYDYLRHKLLEVIHEAQKLQPEKGEALPVSNGAARIALLFNDLLERQFTIEDPGDVVLLKTPSDFAAKLNVHVNHLNKSLREILGLSTSQLIRNRVLQEARVLLKTTSWTVAEISGCLGFEESNHFSTFFKKTTNLSPLQFRKGD; this is encoded by the coding sequence ATGGCAGAATTTATAGGGTTAAGCAAACTTTATGGGCATGTAGCTGGCCTGCATCCGGATGAGAATAATACCGGAACGGGGCATTTTAATATACTCAATGTTGAAGACCTGATTATTAACGGTAAGCCGAAAAGTAGCAGCTACAGCAGGCGCAGCTTTTATAAGGTAAGCCTGATAGAGGGAAAATGCATTGTGCATTATGCCGACAGGAGTATAGCGGTAGATGGTTGTGCGCTGGTGTTTACTAATCCGTCTGTGCCTTACAAATGGGAAGTTATTGGCGAACGGCAATTTGGTAATGTATGTGTATTTACTGAAAGCTTTCTGGATAAGCCTGGTATCCTTATGGGGTTTTCAGTGTTTCAGTCGGCAGATAATGCTGTTGTATTACTCACGCAGGAGCAGTACATTTTCTTTAAACGCTTATTCGAAAAAATGCGCGAAGAGCTACACGGAGATTATGTGCTTAAATATGATTACCTGCGCCACAAACTGCTGGAAGTAATTCATGAAGCGCAAAAGTTACAGCCTGAAAAAGGAGAGGCTTTGCCAGTATCTAACGGCGCGGCGCGTATTGCACTTTTATTTAATGATTTGCTCGAAAGGCAGTTTACAATTGAAGATCCCGGTGATGTTGTGTTGCTAAAAACCCCATCTGATTTTGCTGCAAAGCTTAATGTCCATGTAAACCATCTTAATAAATCGCTACGGGAAATATTAGGACTCTCTACCTCACAACTTATCCGTAACCGTGTTTTGCAGGAAGCCCGTGTGTTGCTTAAAACTACATCATGGACTGTTGCTGAAATATCGGGCTGCCTGGGTTTTGAAGAGTCCAATCATTTTAGTACTTTCTTTAAAAAGACAACTAACCTTTCTCCGTTGCAATTCAGGAAAGGCGATTGA
- a CDS encoding DUF2891 domain-containing protein codes for MKILTTVLLFATTLSFAQQLTTERANGLAKLPIKCLQQEYPNKLGQLLADASELGTPRQLHPAFYGCFDWHSSVHGHWSLVYLLKHFPNLENREEIISKLNTNLSKENIAQEVAYISKKHEKSFERTYGWAWLLKLQQELDAYNEPFAKKLSQNLLPLTKLVSERYIEFLPKLNYALRVGTHPNTAFGLSFAWDYAVQTKNIPLQNSIRENALRLFKNDKNGPFEWEPSGTDFLSPCMEEIGIMQRIMPEKEFLKWLKDFAPKLFDKNYNWEPGKVSDRTDGLLVHLDGLNFSRAWNFYHLAKQFPKQLSHLNTLADKHLNYSLPAVVDGNYEGEHWLASFALHAFEEKENQQ; via the coding sequence ATGAAGATTCTTACCACAGTATTACTGTTTGCTACTACCCTGTCTTTCGCACAACAACTTACCACAGAGCGTGCTAACGGCCTGGCAAAACTGCCCATTAAGTGCCTGCAACAGGAATATCCCAATAAATTAGGACAGCTACTTGCCGATGCTTCAGAACTTGGTACACCCAGGCAGCTTCACCCCGCTTTTTATGGCTGCTTTGACTGGCATTCATCAGTACATGGGCACTGGAGCCTGGTATATTTGCTTAAGCACTTTCCTAACCTTGAAAATCGTGAAGAAATAATAAGCAAGCTCAATACCAACCTTAGCAAAGAGAACATTGCACAGGAAGTGGCGTACATATCTAAAAAACACGAAAAATCTTTTGAGCGCACCTACGGCTGGGCATGGTTGTTAAAACTGCAACAGGAACTTGACGCCTATAATGAGCCGTTCGCAAAAAAACTTTCGCAAAATTTATTGCCGCTTACCAAACTGGTTTCTGAACGTTATATCGAATTTTTGCCGAAATTAAATTATGCACTTCGCGTGGGTACACACCCTAACACGGCTTTCGGATTATCATTCGCATGGGATTATGCCGTGCAGACAAAAAACATTCCCCTACAAAACAGCATTCGCGAAAATGCCCTGCGCCTTTTTAAGAACGATAAAAACGGGCCGTTTGAATGGGAACCCAGCGGTACTGATTTTCTTTCGCCCTGTATGGAAGAGATTGGGATCATGCAACGCATTATGCCTGAAAAAGAGTTCCTGAAATGGCTGAAGGATTTTGCGCCAAAGCTGTTTGACAAAAACTATAACTGGGAACCCGGCAAAGTATCTGACCGTACCGATGGCCTGCTGGTACATCTGGACGGACTCAACTTTAGCCGCGCCTGGAACTTTTACCACCTGGCAAAACAGTTCCCGAAACAGCTGAGCCACCTGAATACCCTTGCCGACAAGCATCTTAACTACTCGCTTCCTGCCGTGGTAGATGGCAATTATGAAGGCGAGCACTGGCTTGCGAGTTTTGCATTGCATGCTTTTGAAGAGAAAGAGAATCAGCAATAA
- a CDS encoding NAD(P)/FAD-dependent oxidoreductase, producing the protein MPKELSLQVAPEVAAQMPLLTNHVAKLLSVSPADITHIAIIKRSIDARQKSIKINLKLNVYLNEEYHETTIPLPEYKDVSNAKEVIIIGAGPAGLFGALQLIELGLKPIVLERGRDVQERRRDLKAINRDHIVDEDSNYCYGEGGAGTYSDGKLYTRSKKRGDVDRILQLFVAFGASPEILVEAHPHIGTNKLPKIIKAMREKIIEFGGQVLFETRVTDILIKSGAVTGVTTQKGDTINADKIILATGHSARDIFELLDRKKIFIEAKPFALGVRAEHPQSLIDSIQYSCDFNTGRGEFLPPAPYAIVKQVAGRGMYSFCMCPGGVIAPCATSPGEVVTNGWSPSKRDQETANSGIVIELKLEDFAPFAKFGALAGMEFQKSIEQQAWRVAGETQRVPAQRMVDFTQSKISADIPKTSYVPGTTPVELGQVFPGFLTQTLREGFKEFGKSMRGYLTNDAILHAPESRTSSPVRIPRDNETLEHLQIKGLYPCGEGAGYAGGIISAAIDGEKCALKCVG; encoded by the coding sequence ATGCCAAAAGAACTTTCATTGCAGGTAGCCCCAGAGGTAGCAGCACAAATGCCGCTGCTTACTAATCACGTAGCTAAACTACTTAGTGTTAGCCCTGCTGACATTACCCACATTGCTATTATTAAACGCAGTATAGATGCACGCCAAAAAAGCATTAAGATAAACCTTAAGCTTAACGTGTACCTTAACGAAGAATACCACGAAACTACCATTCCGCTACCGGAATACAAAGATGTGAGCAATGCTAAGGAGGTAATAATCATTGGCGCAGGACCAGCCGGATTATTTGGCGCACTGCAACTGATAGAGCTTGGCTTAAAGCCAATTGTTTTAGAACGTGGACGCGATGTGCAGGAACGCCGCCGCGACCTGAAGGCCATAAACCGCGACCATATTGTAGACGAAGATTCTAACTACTGCTATGGCGAAGGTGGGGCAGGTACTTATAGCGACGGTAAGCTTTACACCCGTTCTAAAAAGCGCGGCGACGTAGATCGCATTCTACAACTGTTCGTAGCCTTTGGTGCTTCACCCGAAATATTGGTAGAAGCCCATCCGCATATAGGCACTAATAAGCTGCCAAAGATTATCAAGGCTATGCGCGAAAAGATAATCGAGTTTGGCGGGCAGGTACTTTTTGAAACCCGCGTTACCGATATTCTTATAAAGAGTGGCGCTGTAACGGGCGTTACTACCCAAAAAGGCGACACCATAAATGCCGATAAAATAATACTGGCCACAGGCCACTCTGCGCGCGATATTTTTGAACTGCTCGACCGTAAAAAAATATTTATCGAGGCCAAGCCATTTGCACTTGGCGTGCGTGCTGAACATCCGCAATCGTTAATAGACAGCATACAGTACAGCTGCGATTTTAATACTGGCCGTGGCGAGTTCCTGCCACCGGCACCTTACGCCATTGTAAAGCAGGTTGCCGGCAGGGGAATGTACTCTTTTTGCATGTGTCCCGGTGGGGTTATAGCACCGTGTGCTACCAGCCCCGGCGAGGTGGTTACTAACGGCTGGAGTCCCAGCAAGCGCGACCAGGAAACCGCAAACTCAGGTATTGTAATTGAGCTTAAGCTCGAAGACTTTGCTCCCTTTGCTAAATTTGGCGCTTTGGCGGGCATGGAATTTCAAAAATCTATTGAGCAACAGGCATGGCGTGTTGCTGGAGAAACCCAACGTGTGCCTGCACAGCGTATGGTAGATTTTACACAAAGTAAAATTTCGGCAGATATACCTAAAACATCATATGTTCCGGGTACTACGCCTGTAGAACTGGGACAGGTATTTCCGGGTTTTCTTACACAAACACTTCGTGAAGGCTTTAAGGAGTTTGGCAAGTCAATGCGTGGCTACCTTACTAACGATGCCATATTGCACGCGCCCGAATCGCGCACCTCATCGCCGGTTCGTATTCCGCGCGACAACGAAACCTTAGAACATTTGCAGATAAAAGGCCTCTACCCGTGTGGCGAAGGTGCAGGTTATGCCGGCGGCATTATCTCTGCTGCTATTGATGGCGAGAAGTGTGCACTGAAATGTGTAGGATAG
- a CDS encoding serine hydrolase domain-containing protein, with product MNKSLLLATLFAGTFIAHAQDNFKPIDSIVKTYESKNGPGLSVRILKDGKTVYNNHAGYANLEKNTKITDESVFNLGSTSKQFTAACIVLLQQQGKLNLNGNLRKYIPEFPAYAEKITLLHLLTHTSGLKDFLILATIQGDESEEYTNAQIKEMMVSLQPDFAPGEKWNYSNTGYWCLAQIVEKVSGKSIGEFARKNIFKPLGMKNTAYYLRPANGIKNKATGYAKKNNTYAPTAPDESAVGGAGVYSTLGDLEKWLVEMQKHHLFGDAFWKAMTEDDAYKSEEVTYTKGLFISPYRSKTMIQHGGDVEGYHPFLGYFPEDKVGAIILTNDDNFKRNDAIIASVDNLLGFQYRYPSKTTETAPVLIPDFMLYSGNYILGENEYVLIEENHGRLVLTYLAEAINATLNPTADPHRFMIEGTSIAMVFSDIKDGKAQKIKSIEGEEITDFSRVEKMPENPAYKVYEGSYHCAGLKQDIKFFTKQGLLYIKLANNKTDWIIHTEGEDFGTKYGEISFKKDASGTVTGFMYNHERAKNLEFVKQ from the coding sequence ATGAACAAATCGCTACTTCTTGCAACACTGTTTGCAGGTACTTTTATTGCCCATGCGCAAGACAATTTTAAACCCATCGACTCTATTGTAAAAACCTATGAAAGCAAAAATGGCCCCGGGCTTTCTGTACGTATCCTTAAAGATGGTAAAACCGTTTACAACAACCATGCAGGTTATGCCAACCTGGAGAAAAACACCAAAATTACTGACGAGAGTGTATTTAACCTTGGCTCTACATCCAAGCAGTTTACGGCCGCGTGCATTGTTTTACTGCAACAACAGGGCAAGCTAAACCTTAATGGCAACCTGCGCAAATACATACCTGAGTTTCCTGCGTATGCTGAGAAAATAACGTTGCTGCACCTGCTTACCCACACCAGCGGATTAAAAGATTTCCTGATACTTGCCACGATTCAGGGTGATGAGTCAGAAGAGTACACCAACGCCCAGATTAAAGAAATGATGGTTTCACTACAACCTGACTTTGCCCCCGGCGAAAAATGGAACTACAGCAACACCGGCTACTGGTGCCTTGCGCAAATTGTAGAAAAAGTTTCGGGTAAGAGCATTGGCGAATTTGCCCGTAAAAATATTTTCAAACCTCTTGGCATGAAGAATACAGCCTACTACCTGAGGCCCGCAAACGGCATTAAAAATAAGGCGACCGGTTATGCTAAAAAAAATAACACTTACGCTCCTACCGCCCCTGACGAGAGCGCCGTGGGTGGTGCCGGTGTATACAGCACGCTGGGCGATTTAGAAAAATGGCTTGTAGAAATGCAAAAGCACCACCTTTTTGGCGATGCCTTTTGGAAAGCCATGACCGAAGACGATGCTTACAAAAGTGAAGAAGTAACCTATACTAAAGGATTATTCATTTCGCCATACCGTTCTAAGACCATGATACAGCACGGTGGCGATGTTGAAGGATACCACCCCTTTTTAGGTTATTTTCCGGAAGATAAAGTAGGCGCAATTATACTTACTAACGACGACAATTTTAAACGTAATGATGCCATAATAGCATCGGTAGACAACCTTCTTGGCTTTCAGTACCGCTATCCTTCTAAAACCACCGAAACAGCACCGGTTCTAATACCAGATTTTATGCTTTATTCAGGCAATTATATACTTGGTGAAAATGAATATGTGCTAATAGAGGAAAACCACGGAAGGCTTGTACTTACATATCTTGCCGAAGCCATAAATGCCACCCTGAATCCTACCGCAGACCCACATCGTTTTATGATTGAAGGCACATCAATAGCCATGGTGTTCAGCGATATAAAAGATGGTAAAGCCCAAAAGATAAAAAGTATTGAAGGCGAAGAAATAACCGATTTTAGCCGTGTTGAGAAAATGCCTGAAAATCCTGCCTATAAGGTGTATGAAGGCTCTTATCATTGTGCAGGCCTAAAACAGGATATTAAATTTTTCACTAAACAAGGCTTGCTTTACATTAAGCTTGCCAACAATAAAACAGACTGGATAATACACACCGAAGGAGAAGATTTTGGCACAAAATACGGTGAAATCAGTTTTAAGAAGGATGCTTCAGGCACGGTAACCGGTTTTATGTATAACCATGAACGGGCCAAAAACCTTGAGTTTGTAAAGCAGTAA
- the der gene encoding ribosome biogenesis GTPase Der, translated as MNNIVAIVGRPNVGKSTFFNRLIQRREAIVDSVSGVTRDRNYGKSEWNGKEFSVIDTGGYIKGSDDVFEAEIRRQVELAIDEADVIVFLVDVEEGITPMDAEVAKLLRKVTKPVVLAINKVDNSMREKDAVEFYNLGLGEYYTIAGMSGSGTGELLDAIVDLLPEAVAPDENAEVLPRFAVVGRPNAGKSSFINALIGEDRFVVTDIAGTTRDAIDTTYNRFGFKFNLVDTAGIRRKAKVKEDLEFYSVMRSVRAIEHSDICILVIDATRGFEGQDQSIFWLAEKNRKGVVILVNKWDLVEKDTMSTRDYELKIREELQPWTDVPILFVSALTKQRLLKALETAVEVFENRKQRIATSKLNETMLPIIENNPPPALKGKYVKIKFCMQLPTPTPQFVFFCNLPQYVKDPYKRYLENKMREIYNLEGVPIDIYFRQK; from the coding sequence ATGAATAATATCGTAGCCATAGTGGGAAGGCCTAATGTAGGGAAGTCTACCTTTTTTAACCGCCTCATTCAGCGCAGAGAAGCTATTGTAGACTCTGTAAGCGGCGTTACGCGCGACCGTAATTACGGAAAAAGCGAGTGGAACGGAAAAGAGTTTTCGGTAATTGATACCGGAGGTTATATAAAAGGTAGTGATGACGTTTTTGAGGCCGAAATACGCCGCCAGGTAGAACTTGCCATTGATGAAGCCGATGTTATTGTGTTTCTTGTTGATGTTGAAGAAGGTATTACACCTATGGATGCCGAAGTAGCAAAACTGCTTCGCAAAGTTACCAAGCCGGTGGTTTTGGCAATAAATAAGGTAGATAACTCAATGCGCGAAAAAGATGCGGTAGAGTTTTATAACCTTGGCCTTGGCGAATACTATACTATAGCGGGTATGAGTGGCAGCGGTACAGGCGAATTGCTTGATGCCATTGTAGACTTATTGCCGGAAGCTGTAGCACCCGATGAAAATGCCGAGGTGTTGCCGCGCTTTGCAGTAGTAGGCCGCCCTAATGCAGGTAAATCATCATTTATCAACGCGCTTATTGGCGAAGACCGTTTTGTGGTTACTGATATTGCAGGTACTACCCGCGATGCCATTGATACTACTTACAACCGTTTTGGGTTTAAATTTAACCTTGTAGATACAGCGGGTATCCGCCGTAAGGCAAAGGTTAAGGAAGACCTTGAGTTTTATAGTGTAATGCGATCTGTGCGTGCCATAGAGCATTCAGATATATGTATACTTGTTATAGACGCTACCCGTGGTTTTGAAGGGCAGGACCAGAGCATCTTCTGGCTGGCAGAAAAAAACCGTAAGGGTGTAGTGATCCTGGTTAACAAATGGGACCTTGTAGAAAAAGACACCATGAGTACCCGCGATTACGAACTTAAAATACGCGAAGAGCTGCAACCGTGGACGGATGTGCCTATCCTGTTTGTATCTGCACTTACAAAGCAACGTTTGCTTAAGGCGCTTGAAACGGCTGTAGAGGTGTTTGAAAACCGCAAGCAGCGTATTGCTACCAGCAAGCTAAACGAAACCATGCTGCCAATAATAGAAAACAACCCGCCGCCGGCACTAAAAGGTAAGTATGTAAAGATTAAATTCTGTATGCAGCTGCCTACGCCTACGCCGCAGTTTGTATTCTTCTGTAACCTGCCGCAGTATGTAAAAGATCCATACAAGCGTTACCTTGAAAATAAAATGCGCGAAATATATAATTTAGAAGGTGTGCCTATCGATATTTATTTCCGCCAGAAATAA
- a CDS encoding glycoside hydrolase family 25 protein, whose translation MAGQIKPSGNNGRKRTAAARNPMDAVRTTRTVRKPATRKKKTSAKGTLTPLKILKYAFITLLVSFVIAAGYRYRHGFLYYLGFKTDKRINVLTKEERKIADLRIYEIVSRHKDRVFGMDVSHYQGKIQWDSIERSKGDFPLDFVFIRATAGKNATDTEFLRNWKNSKNAGFIRGAYHYYRPDENSVLQADNFIKTVTLHKGDLPPVIDIEKVPSGQSLDSLKSGLKRYLAKVEKHYGVKPIIYSGESFYTDFLKEEFTGYNLWIANYSFFEDEIRKEWLFWQFTDKGAVKGIDGTIDVNIYNGGLQDLKQLQIP comes from the coding sequence TTGGCAGGCCAAATAAAACCTTCAGGAAATAACGGAAGAAAACGCACTGCGGCTGCCCGAAACCCAATGGATGCCGTAAGGACTACGCGCACCGTGCGCAAACCGGCTACCCGCAAAAAAAAGACTTCTGCTAAAGGTACACTTACGCCTTTAAAGATACTAAAGTACGCTTTTATAACGCTGCTGGTGTCATTTGTAATTGCTGCCGGTTACCGCTACCGTCATGGCTTTTTATATTACCTGGGCTTTAAGACAGATAAGCGCATCAATGTACTTACTAAAGAAGAACGTAAGATTGCCGACCTGCGTATTTATGAGATTGTAAGCCGCCACAAAGACCGTGTTTTTGGTATGGATGTGTCGCACTACCAGGGCAAAATACAGTGGGATAGTATAGAGCGAAGCAAAGGCGACTTTCCGCTCGATTTTGTTTTTATACGTGCTACTGCGGGTAAGAATGCTACAGATACGGAATTTTTACGCAATTGGAAGAACTCAAAAAATGCAGGATTCATTCGTGGGGCATATCATTATTACCGCCCCGACGAAAACTCGGTGCTACAGGCCGATAATTTTATAAAAACGGTTACCCTGCACAAGGGCGACCTTCCCCCGGTTATTGACATCGAAAAAGTACCCAGCGGGCAAAGTCTGGACAGCCTGAAAAGCGGCCTGAAACGATACCTTGCTAAAGTAGAAAAACACTATGGCGTAAAGCCTATTATATATAGTGGCGAAAGTTTTTATACCGATTTTTTAAAAGAAGAGTTTACAGGCTACAACCTCTGGATAGCCAATTACAGTTTTTTTGAAGACGAGATACGTAAAGAGTGGCTCTTTTGGCAATTTACAGATAAAGGTGCTGTTAAGGGTATCGACGGTACTATAGATGTAAACATTTATAACGGCGGCCTGCAAGACTTAAAGCAGTTGCAAATTCCGTAA
- a CDS encoding CDP-alcohol phosphatidyltransferase family protein: MPFKRHIPNLITLLNLASGLIALIFAFNTNWQMAFFWVSMGIFFDFWDGFFARTLKVSSPIGLQLDSLADMVTSGVVPGLAIFQMLAGIADMQEELNLQSDNFYMGLLPYAGFIITLASAYRLAKFNVDTRQTNSFIGLPTPANALFIMSLPVIQIYSDGDGIIFDLLSNPYVLVGISLLSAYMLNANIPLFSLKIKYFNWETNKVQFTFLIISVLLLFFLAYLAIPLIILLYVLLSVINNTFWQAK, from the coding sequence ATGCCGTTTAAAAGACATATCCCTAATTTAATTACCCTCTTAAACCTTGCTTCGGGGCTTATTGCCTTAATTTTCGCGTTTAATACCAACTGGCAAATGGCCTTCTTTTGGGTTAGCATGGGGATATTCTTTGATTTTTGGGATGGCTTCTTTGCCCGTACCCTTAAGGTATCGAGCCCTATAGGCTTGCAGCTAGACTCGCTTGCAGATATGGTAACAAGTGGGGTAGTACCCGGGCTTGCCATATTTCAGATGCTTGCCGGTATTGCAGATATGCAGGAAGAGCTAAACCTGCAAAGTGATAATTTTTATATGGGCTTACTGCCTTATGCAGGGTTTATCATAACCCTTGCATCAGCATACAGGCTTGCTAAATTTAATGTAGACACCCGTCAGACAAATTCGTTCATAGGCCTGCCTACACCGGCAAATGCCCTGTTTATAATGAGCCTTCCGGTAATACAGATATACAGCGACGGCGATGGTATTATATTCGATTTGCTAAGTAACCCTTATGTGCTTGTGGGCATCAGCCTGCTTAGTGCCTATATGCTTAATGCTAATATTCCGCTGTTTTCGCTTAAAATAAAATACTTTAACTGGGAGACTAATAAAGTGCAGTTTACTTTTCTGATTATCTCGGTATTGCTGCTGTTCTTTTTGGCTTACCTTGCCATACCACTTATTATATTGCTGTATGTTTTACTCTCAGTAATCAATAATACGTTTTGGCAGGCCAAATAA
- a CDS encoding PorV/PorQ family protein — translation MSIGVDAAALGMSNAVTASTADVNSGYWNPAGLMQVKDKQLALMHASYFANIAQYDYGAFAMPLDDRSAIGVSIIRFGVDDILNTTQLIDDQGNIDYNRISLFSTADYGFTLSYARKAPLDGFTYGFNAKVIRRIIGKFANSWGFGFDFGMQYETKNEWKLGFMLRDITTTYNVWAIDEEEFKTISDAIPGQNQELPETTEITLPKAQLGVSKKFMFHNDYSLMAAVNLNMQFAKTNDLVNLDFVSIDPAVGFEFGYIDMVFLRAGVGNFQNEMQIDNRQKMTFQPNIGVGFKYRGVQVDYALTDIGDQSVALYSNIFSLKVDLGIFRR, via the coding sequence ATGAGCATAGGGGTAGATGCTGCTGCGCTGGGCATGAGCAATGCTGTAACGGCCAGTACTGCCGATGTAAATTCGGGCTACTGGAACCCCGCAGGCCTTATGCAGGTAAAAGACAAACAGCTTGCCCTTATGCACGCCAGTTACTTTGCTAACATTGCCCAGTATGACTACGGCGCATTTGCCATGCCGCTGGATGACCGTAGCGCCATTGGGGTATCTATAATACGTTTTGGGGTAGACGACATTCTTAACACCACGCAGCTTATAGACGACCAGGGCAATATTGACTACAACCGCATCAGCCTTTTTTCTACTGCCGATTATGGCTTTACCCTTAGCTATGCCCGCAAGGCACCGCTGGATGGTTTTACCTATGGCTTTAACGCTAAAGTAATACGCCGCATTATTGGCAAATTTGCCAACTCATGGGGTTTTGGGTTTGACTTCGGGATGCAATATGAAACTAAGAATGAGTGGAAGCTTGGCTTTATGCTGCGTGACATTACCACTACTTATAATGTATGGGCGATAGACGAAGAGGAGTTTAAAACCATAAGCGACGCCATACCGGGACAAAACCAGGAACTGCCCGAAACTACCGAGATAACACTACCAAAGGCACAACTTGGTGTCTCTAAAAAATTTATGTTTCATAACGATTACAGCCTTATGGCGGCCGTAAACCTTAATATGCAGTTTGCTAAAACAAACGACCTTGTAAACCTTGACTTTGTAAGTATAGACCCTGCTGTGGGGTTTGAGTTTGGTTATATCGACATGGTATTTCTTCGTGCGGGGGTGGGTAACTTCCAGAATGAAATGCAGATAGACAACAGGCAGAAAATGACCTTTCAGCCAAACATTGGCGTGGGTTTTAAATACCGCGGCGTACAGGTAGATTATGCCCTTACCGACATTGGTGACCAAAGCGTTGCTTTATATTCAAATATATTTTCTCTTAAGGTAGATTTGGGTATCTTTAGGCGCTAA